From Streptomyces sp. NBC_00775, one genomic window encodes:
- a CDS encoding Imm50 family immunity protein, with translation MSVETFLANPEVLQSLYGHLPDLSGIRIRSINLNWRGPTVTLRIDLPSFPGSPPQEWIDAGMDTVQCQFEFLAVESISLTDWAPPAVGGIEMTPWGRERRMRVGFSGSGSGSGCGMALGFDCYESVSVRHVSAFAIQEDGSDSGRRLFVSKVDARRHASLPGTDEKTFYER, from the coding sequence ATGAGCGTTGAGACTTTCCTCGCGAATCCGGAGGTACTCCAATCGCTCTACGGACATCTCCCGGACCTGAGCGGCATCAGGATTCGCTCGATCAATCTGAACTGGCGCGGGCCCACGGTGACACTGCGGATCGATTTGCCGTCCTTTCCCGGTTCGCCACCGCAAGAGTGGATCGACGCGGGGATGGACACGGTGCAGTGTCAGTTCGAGTTTCTGGCAGTGGAGAGCATTTCCCTTACTGACTGGGCGCCGCCGGCCGTCGGCGGCATCGAGATGACCCCGTGGGGCAGGGAACGGCGTATGCGGGTGGGCTTCAGCGGCAGCGGCAGCGGCAGCGGCTGCGGGATGGCGCTGGGATTCGACTGCTACGAGTCAGTGAGCGTGCGTCATGTGAGCGCATTTGCAATCCAGGAGGACGGATCGGACAGCGGGCGGCGTCTTTTCGTCAGCAAGGTCGACGCCCGACGGCACGCTTCCCTTCCCGGGACCGATGAGAAGACGTTCTATGAGCGCTGA
- a CDS encoding Imm50 family immunity protein: MSADWLQLLASAEYLGGLYDGAPPAHDVCDLFYVHIDERENSVTLGFDTRRLPSNPPAEWVEKGLNAFEFYLVFAEVEGLQVTGWGAAEAKEIHLATHGGAFFEVVLGSEGSGIAFRAATARLAKWRGYLASDSP, translated from the coding sequence ATGAGCGCTGACTGGCTGCAACTTCTCGCGTCCGCGGAATATTTAGGGGGACTGTACGACGGTGCCCCTCCTGCACATGATGTGTGCGATCTCTTCTACGTGCACATTGATGAGCGTGAAAACTCGGTGACTCTGGGGTTCGATACGAGGAGGCTCCCCTCGAATCCACCCGCAGAGTGGGTGGAAAAAGGCCTCAACGCCTTCGAGTTCTACCTCGTCTTCGCGGAAGTGGAGGGACTCCAAGTCACCGGGTGGGGCGCCGCTGAGGCCAAGGAGATCCACCTGGCCACCCATGGCGGAGCGTTCTTCGAGGTGGTGCTGGGGTCTGAGGGTTCCGGGATCGCGTTCCGGGCGGCCACGGCTCGGCTGGCAAAGTGGCGTGGCTACCTCGCCTCCGACAGTCCCTGA